From Solwaraspora sp. WMMD1047, the proteins below share one genomic window:
- a CDS encoding rhodanese-like domain-containing protein, whose amino-acid sequence MSTATGLRPAGPAGPVPPVGSLGIDDLLTAARARLRRLDPEGAHLAHRGGAVLVDIRPAAQRAASGAVPGALLVERNVLEWRFDPRSSARLPVADRYDLPVVVFCEEGYTSSLAAAALQDLGHRRATDVVGGFTAWRLAGLPTFGPRSDSKEEAP is encoded by the coding sequence GTGAGCACCGCGACCGGGCTGCGTCCCGCCGGACCGGCGGGTCCGGTGCCGCCGGTCGGCTCGCTGGGCATCGACGACCTCCTGACCGCCGCCCGGGCCCGGCTGCGCCGGCTCGACCCGGAGGGCGCCCACCTGGCACACCGCGGCGGCGCGGTACTCGTCGACATCCGGCCGGCCGCCCAACGGGCCGCCTCCGGCGCCGTGCCGGGTGCCCTGCTGGTCGAGCGGAACGTACTGGAATGGCGCTTCGATCCACGTAGCTCCGCGCGGCTGCCCGTCGCCGACCGTTACGACCTGCCGGTGGTGGTGTTCTGCGAGGAGGGCTACACCTCCTCGCTGGCCGCCGCGGCCCTGCAGGACCTCGGCCACCGCCGGGCGACCGACGTCGTCGGCGGCTTCACCGCCTGGCGGTTGGCCGGCCTGCCCACCTTCGGACCACGGTCGGACTCCAAGGAGGAGGCACCATGA
- a CDS encoding cysteine dioxygenase family protein: MIFLAADPLTVARRYAADPAGWPVAPRFDPAGRWYARLAADPGHEVWLLTWLPGQQTDLHDHGGSSGAFLVVSGALTEQTVSGGRLRPAVLSAGAGRRFGARHVHLVANRGDQPAVSLHVYRPALRRMTRYRLDGGRLLVAEVAEAGVAW, translated from the coding sequence ATGATCTTCCTGGCGGCTGATCCGCTCACCGTCGCGCGGCGCTACGCCGCCGACCCGGCCGGCTGGCCGGTGGCACCCCGATTCGACCCGGCCGGCCGCTGGTACGCCCGGCTGGCGGCCGACCCCGGACACGAGGTCTGGTTGCTCACCTGGCTGCCCGGTCAGCAGACCGACCTGCACGACCACGGCGGCTCGTCCGGCGCCTTCCTGGTCGTCTCCGGGGCGCTCACCGAGCAGACGGTCAGCGGTGGGCGGCTCCGGCCGGCGGTGCTTTCCGCCGGCGCCGGTCGGCGGTTCGGGGCGCGCCACGTGCACCTGGTCGCCAACCGCGGTGACCAACCCGCCGTCAGCCTGCACGTCTACCGGCCCGCGCTGCGCCGCATGACCCGCTACCGCCTCGACGGCGGCCGACTGCTGGTGGCCGAGGTGGCCGAGGCGGGGGTGGCCTGGTGA